From Hymenobacter sedentarius, a single genomic window includes:
- a CDS encoding M28 family metallopeptidase, with protein sequence MTLLSSLHSLPFRLLPAGLLALSLAACQSNSTKETATTAATPPVAAAAGDSAAITAAEMGSYLKAVSSDEMQGRKPFTEGEERITNYLAAQFKQLGLQPGPSGSYFQPVPMVEISVAPAPTMQIAGKGQQLTLQYKTDYVVFTQREQPTVAVTNSPLVFAGHGVVAPEYGWDDYAGLDVKGKTVVVLVNDPGNAGNDSTLFKGKAMTYYGRWTYKYDEAARHGAAAVLIIHDTKPAAYPWSVVLSGAMGPKLRPQTPDRGAGKCAMEGWLTLDAAKRVFTAAGQNYEALYAAANQRGFRPRALGLSMSTSLQNKLRRQTSKNVLAVLPGTTRAGEYIIYSAHWDHFGVGKAIAGDSIYNGAVDDGTGLAALLSIAKAFQTAKEKPARNIVFLAVTGEEQGLLGSAYYAQHPPFPLAKTVADLNMDMLWPYGRMKDLTIIGYGQSELEDYARAAAKEQDRYVLPDQTPETGMFYRSDHFNFAHVGVPSLYASGGYESRAHGKEYIAEKRQNYTTNMYHKPADQMDPSWDLSGVAEDAQLYFRVGQRLASETSFPKWRESSEFKGAREKMVGK encoded by the coding sequence ATGACGCTCCTCTCCTCTTTGCACTCGCTCCCGTTTCGGCTGTTGCCGGCCGGGCTGCTGGCTCTGTCGTTGGCCGCTTGCCAATCTAACTCCACCAAGGAAACCGCTACGACGGCGGCCACCCCGCCCGTGGCGGCCGCGGCGGGCGACTCCGCCGCGATTACCGCGGCAGAAATGGGCAGCTACCTCAAAGCCGTGTCCTCGGATGAAATGCAGGGGCGCAAGCCGTTTACGGAGGGCGAAGAGCGCATTACCAACTACCTGGCGGCGCAGTTCAAGCAGCTGGGCCTGCAGCCCGGGCCCAGCGGCAGCTACTTCCAGCCGGTGCCCATGGTGGAAATTAGCGTAGCGCCGGCCCCGACAATGCAGATTGCCGGCAAAGGCCAGCAGCTGACCTTGCAGTACAAGACCGATTACGTGGTATTTACGCAGCGCGAGCAGCCCACCGTGGCCGTCACCAACTCGCCCCTGGTGTTTGCCGGCCACGGCGTGGTGGCGCCCGAATACGGCTGGGACGACTACGCCGGCCTCGACGTGAAGGGCAAAACCGTGGTGGTGCTGGTGAATGACCCGGGCAACGCCGGCAACGACAGCACGCTCTTCAAGGGCAAGGCCATGACCTACTACGGGCGCTGGACCTATAAATACGACGAAGCTGCCCGCCACGGGGCCGCGGCAGTGCTCATCATCCACGACACCAAGCCCGCCGCCTACCCCTGGAGCGTGGTGCTGAGCGGCGCCATGGGCCCCAAGCTGCGCCCCCAAACGCCCGACCGCGGCGCAGGCAAGTGCGCCATGGAAGGCTGGCTGACGCTCGATGCCGCCAAACGCGTCTTCACGGCCGCCGGCCAGAACTACGAGGCCCTCTACGCCGCGGCCAACCAGCGCGGTTTCCGGCCCCGGGCCCTGGGCCTCAGCATGAGCACCAGCCTGCAAAACAAGCTCCGCCGCCAGACCTCCAAAAACGTGCTGGCCGTGCTGCCCGGCACCACCCGCGCCGGTGAATACATCATCTACTCGGCCCACTGGGACCATTTCGGCGTGGGCAAAGCCATTGCCGGCGACTCCATCTACAACGGCGCCGTGGACGACGGCACCGGCCTGGCCGCCCTGCTCAGCATCGCAAAAGCCTTCCAGACGGCCAAGGAGAAGCCCGCCCGCAACATCGTGTTCCTGGCCGTGACCGGCGAAGAGCAGGGCCTGCTGGGCTCGGCCTACTACGCACAGCACCCGCCGTTCCCGCTGGCCAAAACCGTGGCCGACCTCAACATGGACATGCTCTGGCCCTACGGCCGCATGAAGGACCTTACCATCATCGGCTACGGGCAGTCGGAGCTCGAAGACTACGCCCGCGCGGCTGCCAAGGAGCAGGACCGGTACGTGCTGCCCGACCAAACGCCCGAAACCGGCATGTTCTACCGCTCCGACCACTTCAATTTCGCCCACGTGGGCGTGCCCTCGCTCTACGCCAGCGGCGGCTACGAGAGCCGCGCCCACGGCAAGGAGTACATCGCCGAAAAGCGCCAGAACTACACCACCAATATGTACCACAAGCCCGCCGACCAAATGGACCCCAGCTGGGACCTCAGCGGCGTGGCCGAAGATGCGCAACTCTACTTCCGCGTCGGCCAGCGCCTGGCCAGCGAAACCTCGTTTCCGAAGTGGCGCGAAAGCTCAGAGTTTAAGGGTGCGCGGGAGAAGATGGTGGGGAAGTAG
- a CDS encoding TMEM175 family protein, which yields MHKGRLEAFSDGVLAIILTIMVLEIKVPHGGDFAALKPLLPTVLSYVLSFIYIGIYWNNHHMMLAGTTRISGGILWANLHLLFWLSLVPFVTGWMGENHFARATLVMYGVVLLMAGLAYLIMQNCIIAIEGPNSVLAHAIGRDLKGKSSGPLYAAGIAASFWNPWVAGGIYIGVALMWLIPDRRIERTLAAGKAAQKQTD from the coding sequence ATGCACAAAGGACGACTCGAAGCTTTCAGCGATGGCGTGCTGGCCATCATCCTCACCATCATGGTGCTGGAAATCAAGGTGCCGCACGGGGGCGATTTTGCGGCCCTGAAACCGCTGCTGCCCACGGTGTTGAGCTATGTGCTGAGCTTCATCTACATCGGCATTTACTGGAACAACCACCACATGATGCTGGCGGGCACCACCCGGATTTCGGGCGGCATCCTGTGGGCCAACCTGCACCTGCTGTTCTGGCTTTCGCTGGTGCCGTTCGTCACCGGCTGGATGGGCGAAAACCACTTTGCCCGGGCCACCCTGGTGATGTATGGCGTGGTGCTGCTCATGGCCGGGCTGGCTTACTTAATAATGCAGAACTGCATCATTGCCATCGAAGGGCCCAATTCGGTGCTGGCTCACGCCATTGGGCGCGACCTGAAGGGCAAATCATCGGGCCCGCTCTACGCCGCGGGAATAGCTGCCAGCTTCTGGAACCCGTGGGTGGCGGGCGGCATCTACATCGGCGTAGCGTTGATGTGGCTGATTCCGGACCGGCGGATTGAGCGGACGCTGGCGGCGGGCAAAGCAGCGCAGAAACAAACCGATTAA
- a CDS encoding cyclic nucleotide-binding domain-containing protein, with product MEKWYRFLGVRPSETKTVWLFFVHNFLLGLGTILVYVAANVLLLAEHPERNLPLAYCAGAVAMMVVGRLYAYYERKLQLSSLAVRTLLVTVVLTLVLGLVLLRGPSVVAAVAIMTGYRLIYLLTNLEFWGMSAVVFNVRQGRRLFSVISSGDMPAKALGAVLTIFVHAHNALYALLLTASAFYLLALFIQRATFRAQAVVARPGPVRESGRELTLLFRRFFGASPLVRAMGLSLTAIAAVAAGVEYLFFVNVKYKLQDQTTILQYVGGVLALTYMLAMLFKLGFSRHSLDRLGVRWTLALLPLLAFAGVLLFGVLQSAHLGPATLMAYFGGLYLVLEVLRRAVFEPVFLVLLQPLAAPERLEGHSLVKGFYEPLGLGLGGLLLLGLPQLPELNLWVPFVWMGLLLLGSVFLLQRTYWTYIDELKRTLGLRFTTDAASDSALHFQPETEYNGSRISPTDAIRAIDYLHKAEAAAVVKHAEHLLKHADSRVRHRVLSVVGQSADVALLRRLALADPDPALRETASSLASHHPEATDLLEHPDLAVRKGAIRGRLETAPADAPARASLAAIVASDETSSRLAALALVDLLTPEQQVELVSSSLCNPDPTVVSAAVQAAAETSNQALMKQLIALLRIKAVQKHATTGLVKIGAASLPLLKQALARETDSRGFQSLAQVCAHLATPAARQLLVELAQGPNLVGRAAALRALSSFATEAADTPLFQRLVEEEMRLAQQLLHGMVAANAELRAALRYELRKGQQRIFGLLGQVYERQPILDAQRGVAHTAGERQANALEMLDNLIPRPLYHGLQAMLDVGRLRDKVRKFDDLLGPTKASESIQTVIVRGGTAAFSIWTISLALQQWHPQPDTVAYLYPHLESTNLLIQENAIAVLRQLPIQRPAAYDQLISLFPSVASLLMSPQGPTSSVSARERVLMLKGTTLFAETPENILSTIMPIMKEVAFQPEQQIFAKGHLGTSLFIISEGEVGIFDGSHHLTTFRKGEFFGELALLDAEARSATAQAMCKVVAFRIDQEDFYDVMEECPEVVRNVMRVLCQRLRRQNEKMQTIMPAET from the coding sequence ATGGAAAAGTGGTACCGTTTTCTGGGAGTTCGGCCAAGCGAGACCAAGACGGTCTGGCTGTTTTTTGTGCACAATTTTCTGCTCGGCCTCGGCACCATCTTGGTGTACGTGGCGGCCAACGTGCTGCTGCTGGCCGAGCACCCGGAGCGCAACTTGCCGCTGGCCTACTGCGCCGGCGCCGTGGCCATGATGGTGGTGGGCCGGCTATACGCTTACTACGAGCGCAAGCTGCAGCTCAGCTCGCTGGCCGTGCGCACGCTCCTGGTGACGGTGGTGCTCACGCTGGTGCTCGGGCTGGTGCTGCTGCGCGGGCCTTCGGTGGTAGCGGCCGTGGCCATCATGACGGGCTACCGCCTCATTTACCTGCTCACCAACCTGGAGTTCTGGGGCATGTCGGCGGTGGTGTTCAACGTGCGGCAGGGGCGGCGGCTGTTCAGCGTGATTAGCTCCGGCGACATGCCGGCCAAGGCCCTCGGCGCGGTGCTCACCATCTTCGTGCACGCCCACAACGCGCTCTACGCGCTGCTGCTCACGGCGTCGGCCTTCTACTTGCTGGCGCTGTTCATTCAGCGGGCCACGTTCCGGGCCCAGGCGGTGGTGGCCCGGCCGGGGCCGGTGCGCGAATCGGGCCGGGAGCTGACCCTGCTGTTCCGGCGGTTTTTCGGGGCCAGCCCGCTGGTGCGGGCCATGGGCCTGAGCCTCACGGCCATTGCGGCCGTGGCCGCGGGGGTGGAGTACCTGTTCTTCGTGAACGTGAAGTACAAGCTGCAGGACCAGACCACCATACTGCAGTACGTGGGCGGCGTGCTGGCCCTCACTTACATGCTGGCCATGCTGTTTAAGCTGGGCTTTTCGCGCCACAGCCTCGACCGGCTGGGCGTGCGCTGGACCTTGGCGCTGCTGCCGCTGCTGGCCTTTGCCGGGGTGCTGCTGTTTGGGGTGCTGCAATCGGCCCACCTGGGCCCCGCCACCCTGATGGCCTATTTCGGCGGCCTCTACCTGGTGCTGGAAGTGCTGCGGCGGGCCGTGTTTGAGCCGGTGTTTCTGGTGCTGCTGCAGCCCCTGGCGGCGCCCGAGCGGCTGGAAGGCCACTCCCTCGTGAAAGGGTTTTACGAGCCACTGGGCCTGGGGCTGGGCGGCCTGCTGCTGCTGGGGTTGCCGCAGCTCCCGGAGCTCAACTTGTGGGTGCCGTTTGTGTGGATGGGGCTGCTGCTGCTCGGGTCCGTCTTCCTGCTGCAGCGCACCTACTGGACGTATATCGACGAGCTAAAGCGCACGCTGGGCCTGCGCTTTACCACAGATGCAGCCTCGGACTCGGCCCTGCACTTCCAGCCGGAAACGGAGTACAACGGCTCGCGCATTAGCCCCACGGATGCCATCCGGGCCATTGATTACCTGCACAAAGCCGAGGCGGCCGCGGTGGTGAAACACGCCGAACACCTGCTCAAGCACGCGGACAGCCGGGTGCGGCACCGGGTGCTGAGCGTGGTGGGCCAGTCGGCCGATGTGGCCCTGCTGCGCCGCCTGGCCCTGGCCGACCCCGACCCGGCCCTGCGCGAAACGGCCAGCTCGCTGGCCAGCCACCACCCCGAAGCCACCGATTTGCTGGAGCACCCCGACTTGGCCGTGCGCAAAGGCGCCATTCGGGGCCGGCTCGAAACCGCGCCCGCCGATGCCCCGGCCCGGGCCAGCCTCGCCGCCATCGTGGCTTCCGACGAAACCAGCTCCCGCCTCGCCGCCCTGGCCCTGGTCGACCTGCTCACGCCGGAGCAGCAGGTGGAGTTGGTTTCCAGCAGCCTCTGCAACCCCGACCCGACGGTGGTGTCGGCGGCGGTGCAGGCCGCGGCCGAAACTTCCAACCAGGCCCTGATGAAGCAGCTCATTGCCTTGCTGCGCATCAAGGCCGTGCAGAAACATGCCACCACCGGGCTGGTGAAGATTGGCGCGGCCAGTCTGCCGCTGCTGAAGCAGGCGCTGGCCCGCGAAACGGACTCCCGCGGCTTCCAAAGCCTGGCCCAGGTATGCGCGCACCTGGCCACGCCCGCGGCCCGCCAGCTGCTGGTGGAGCTGGCCCAGGGCCCCAACCTCGTGGGCCGCGCCGCCGCGCTGCGCGCCCTGAGCTCCTTTGCCACGGAAGCGGCCGATACGCCTCTGTTTCAGCGCTTGGTGGAGGAGGAGATGCGGCTGGCTCAGCAGCTGCTGCACGGCATGGTGGCCGCCAACGCCGAGCTCCGGGCGGCCCTCCGCTACGAGCTGCGCAAAGGCCAGCAGCGCATTTTTGGGCTGCTGGGGCAGGTGTATGAGCGGCAGCCCATCCTGGACGCCCAGCGCGGCGTGGCCCACACCGCCGGCGAGCGGCAGGCCAACGCCCTCGAAATGCTCGATAACCTGATTCCGCGGCCGCTGTACCACGGGCTGCAGGCCATGCTCGACGTGGGCCGGCTGCGCGACAAGGTGCGGAAGTTTGATGATTTGCTGGGCCCCACCAAAGCGTCGGAAAGCATCCAGACCGTCATCGTGCGCGGGGGCACGGCTGCTTTCTCCATCTGGACTATTAGCCTGGCGCTGCAACAGTGGCACCCGCAGCCCGATACCGTGGCCTACCTCTACCCGCACCTGGAAAGCACCAATTTGCTGATTCAGGAAAATGCCATTGCGGTGCTGCGGCAGCTGCCCATTCAGCGGCCCGCCGCCTACGACCAATTAATCAGCCTGTTCCCATCTGTTGCCTCCCTGCTCATGTCACCTCAAGGCCCCACATCCAGCGTTTCGGCGCGTGAGCGTGTGCTGATGCTCAAAGGCACCACGCTGTTTGCCGAAACCCCCGAAAACATACTCAGTACCATCATGCCGATAATGAAAGAAGTTGCTTTCCAGCCCGAGCAGCAGATTTTTGCGAAAGGGCATCTCGGCACCTCGCTGTTCATCATCAGCGAAGGCGAGGTGGGGATTTTTGATGGTTCCCACCACCTGACCACCTTCCGCAAAGGCGAATTCTTTGGCGAGCTGGCCCTGCTCGACGCCGAAGCCCGCTCGGCCACTGCCCAGGCCATGTGCAAGGTGGTGGCCTTCCGCATCGACCAGGAAGACTTCTACGACGTGATGGAAGAATGCCCCGAAGTAGTGCGCAATGTGATGCGGGTGCTGTGCCAGCGCCTGCGTCGGCAAAACGAAAAGATGCAAACCATTATGCCAGCTGAAACCTGA
- a CDS encoding adenylate/guanylate cyclase domain-containing protein, producing the protein MPSLQVLPDRQTIPIEPGQSILQATLSAGIPHVHACGGRAKCSTCRVVVLQGLENCLPRNAAEQELADKLRLPAEVRLACQTCVQGDVEIRRPVVDALDLAMTRQELEAPGQRLGEEKQLAILFTDIENYTPFAEALPPYDTIHVLNRYFRLMNEAIAAHHGYLVDYVGDGLLVVFGLERPAEAVADALAAVQAMYQALDRLNPYLQQMYGRTFRVRAGLHYGPVVVGHVGEGASRKLAAIGDNVNLASRIESTNKELGTQFLVSEAVVQAAGSDLFIHRSCSRALKGKSGQYQLYEVLLPQAAGA; encoded by the coding sequence ATGCCTTCCCTGCAGGTATTGCCCGACCGCCAGACCATTCCCATCGAGCCCGGGCAATCGATACTACAGGCCACTTTAAGTGCCGGCATTCCGCACGTGCACGCCTGCGGCGGCCGGGCCAAGTGCTCCACATGCCGGGTGGTGGTGCTGCAGGGGCTGGAAAATTGCCTGCCGCGAAACGCCGCCGAACAGGAACTAGCCGATAAGCTGCGCCTGCCCGCCGAAGTTCGGCTGGCCTGCCAGACCTGCGTGCAGGGAGATGTGGAAATACGCCGGCCCGTGGTCGACGCGCTGGACCTGGCCATGACGCGTCAGGAATTGGAAGCGCCGGGCCAGCGCCTGGGCGAAGAAAAGCAGCTGGCCATCCTCTTCACCGACATCGAAAACTACACGCCCTTTGCCGAGGCCCTGCCGCCCTACGACACCATCCACGTGCTGAACCGCTATTTCCGGCTCATGAACGAGGCCATTGCCGCGCACCACGGCTACCTCGTCGATTACGTGGGCGACGGCCTGCTGGTGGTGTTTGGCCTGGAGCGCCCCGCCGAGGCCGTGGCCGACGCCCTGGCGGCCGTGCAGGCCATGTATCAGGCCCTGGACCGGCTCAACCCCTACCTCCAGCAGATGTACGGCCGCACCTTCCGGGTGCGGGCCGGGCTGCACTACGGGCCCGTGGTGGTGGGCCACGTGGGGGAGGGCGCCTCGCGCAAGCTGGCCGCCATCGGCGACAACGTGAACCTGGCCAGCCGCATCGAAAGCACGAACAAGGAGCTGGGCACGCAGTTTCTGGTTTCCGAAGCCGTGGTGCAGGCCGCCGGCTCCGACTTGTTCATTCACCGCAGCTGCTCGCGCGCTCTCAAAGGCAAGTCCGGCCAGTACCAGCTCTACGAAGTGCTGCTGCCCCAGGCGGCCGGAGCTTAG
- a CDS encoding ATP-binding protein, with protein sequence MKAYLVLFLLGLAQLPLPAPAFAQAARRASPPQPQRPGPDTAGVRRLLARAQELRATDAAQATKLSYQALALARQQHDARGEGEARLAISIGLRRQSQFEPARTYALQAQRLFQSRADSRGQGKAWLQLSLIHMLQGNPAPALAAALKGLPLAEKAGDAQTVTRLEANLGDIYYSMGNYAEALAVLRVVLKRGERSGDKQVVLTALNGLGNSYEQLRKWPQALAYYQRALALSRELGDTSGEIGNETSLAQVHGMLGHQAEALAHGLRARQLVQATHDDYNLPLVQLMLAQAYLLAQQPDSALALAHQSLTLSKQARSKDNIRKAADILARAYALRRNFEQAYRYRNLHMAYNDSLSGEDTQRRTSALRYEYELDRKQAQINLLTKTRELQAQTAARQRMQLYGLLAGLLGVVLLAALLLRNIFLKLRTNRRLREKNVEIAAHRDTLDRTLTELKTTQAQLVQREKMASLGELTAGVAHEIQNPLNFVTNFSDLSVELAAELEMELAKEPLTVGGKHTIDQLLQELTQNQSKIHEHGHRADLIVKRMLEHSSSSNGEPQVTDLNALVEDSLRLAYHGWRAKEKNFTAVLISDLDPGMLPLRVVPQDLSRVLLNLLTNAFYAVAEKSRQLGETYRPEVCVQTRRTASTVQILVRDNGNGIPAGVQAKVFQPFFTTKPPGEGTGLGLSLSYDIVTKEHGGSMEVESEEGKYSQFRISLPVSVNEMAQQI encoded by the coding sequence ATGAAAGCATACCTTGTTCTCTTTCTCCTTGGGCTGGCTCAGCTGCCGCTGCCAGCACCCGCTTTCGCGCAAGCGGCTCGGCGCGCGAGCCCGCCCCAGCCGCAACGGCCAGGGCCGGATACGGCGGGCGTGCGCCGGCTCTTGGCCCGGGCTCAGGAGCTGCGGGCCACGGACGCCGCCCAGGCCACGAAGTTGAGCTACCAGGCGCTTGCCCTGGCCCGGCAGCAGCACGACGCCCGGGGCGAGGGCGAAGCGCGACTGGCCATCAGCATCGGGCTGCGCCGCCAAAGCCAGTTCGAGCCGGCCCGCACGTATGCCCTGCAGGCCCAGCGCCTCTTTCAGAGCCGTGCCGACTCCCGCGGGCAGGGAAAAGCGTGGCTGCAGCTGAGCCTGATTCACATGCTGCAGGGCAACCCGGCGCCGGCCCTGGCCGCTGCCCTCAAAGGCCTGCCGCTAGCCGAAAAAGCCGGCGATGCCCAGACGGTGACGCGCCTCGAAGCCAATTTGGGCGACATCTACTACTCCATGGGCAATTATGCCGAAGCGCTGGCGGTGCTGCGGGTGGTCTTGAAAAGGGGGGAGCGCAGCGGCGACAAGCAAGTGGTGCTCACGGCCCTCAACGGCTTGGGCAACTCGTACGAGCAGCTCCGCAAATGGCCCCAGGCCCTGGCGTACTACCAGCGGGCCCTCGCCCTGAGCCGGGAGCTGGGCGACACGTCGGGGGAGATAGGCAACGAAACCAGCCTGGCCCAAGTGCACGGCATGCTGGGCCACCAGGCCGAGGCGCTGGCGCATGGGCTCCGGGCCCGGCAGCTGGTGCAGGCCACCCACGACGACTACAACCTGCCCCTGGTGCAGCTGATGCTGGCCCAGGCCTACCTGCTGGCCCAGCAGCCCGACAGCGCCCTGGCCCTGGCGCACCAGAGCCTGACGCTCAGCAAGCAAGCCCGCAGCAAGGACAACATTCGCAAAGCGGCCGACATTCTGGCCCGCGCCTATGCCTTACGCCGCAACTTTGAGCAGGCTTACCGCTACCGTAACCTACACATGGCCTACAACGATTCGCTATCGGGCGAAGACACCCAGCGCCGTACCAGCGCCCTGCGCTACGAGTACGAGCTGGACCGCAAGCAGGCCCAGATAAACTTGCTCACCAAAACCCGGGAGCTGCAGGCCCAAACGGCCGCCCGGCAGCGCATGCAGCTCTACGGCCTGCTGGCCGGGCTGCTGGGCGTGGTGCTGCTGGCAGCGCTGCTGCTGCGCAACATCTTCCTGAAGCTGCGCACCAACCGCCGCCTGCGGGAAAAGAACGTGGAAATAGCCGCCCACCGCGACACCCTGGACCGCACCCTCACCGAGCTGAAAACCACCCAGGCCCAGCTGGTGCAGCGCGAGAAGATGGCCTCGCTGGGCGAGCTGACGGCCGGCGTGGCCCACGAAATTCAAAACCCGCTCAACTTCGTCACCAACTTCTCGGACCTGAGCGTGGAGCTGGCGGCCGAGCTGGAAATGGAGCTGGCCAAGGAGCCCCTCACGGTGGGCGGCAAGCACACCATCGACCAGCTGCTGCAGGAACTGACCCAGAATCAAAGCAAGATTCATGAGCACGGCCACCGCGCCGACCTCATTGTGAAGCGCATGCTGGAGCACTCCAGCTCGAGCAACGGCGAGCCCCAGGTCACGGACCTGAACGCGCTGGTCGAGGACAGCTTGCGGCTGGCTTACCACGGCTGGCGGGCCAAGGAAAAGAACTTTACCGCCGTGCTTATCTCCGACCTCGACCCGGGCATGCTGCCGTTGCGGGTGGTGCCCCAGGACCTGAGCCGGGTGCTGCTCAACCTGCTCACCAACGCCTTCTATGCCGTGGCCGAAAAAAGCCGGCAGCTCGGCGAAACTTACCGCCCCGAAGTGTGCGTGCAAACCCGGCGCACCGCCAGTACCGTCCAGATTCTGGTGCGCGACAATGGCAACGGCATTCCGGCGGGCGTGCAGGCCAAGGTGTTCCAGCCCTTCTTCACCACCAAGCCCCCCGGCGAGGGCACGGGCCTGGGCCTGTCGCTCAGCTACGACATCGTGACCAAAGAGCACGGCGGCTCCATGGAGGTGGAAAGCGAGGAAGGGAAATACTCACAATTCCGGATTTCGCTGCCCGTAAGCGTAAACGAAATGGCGCAACAAATCTGA
- a CDS encoding YitT family protein yields the protein MLLEQFLPPRFRTRKLARKAAPAASGGVVAEPATATGPLPSISLQAVGQWLVQGFFLAAGMFSAALGLKGFLLPNGFIDGGVTGVSLLVSQLTGVPLSLLIVLINIPFIGLGYYHLGKKFAIKTLLTILALAGTLLVVSFPALTQDKLLIAVFGGFFLGAGIGLAMRGGGVLDGTEILALYLSRKLPISIGDIVLVINIVIFGVAAWLLSIETALYSILAYLSAARTVDFVLVGIEEYTGLTIISFHSNEIRRMITDKLRRGATVYECTQGYGTHGHQHLKVEAIFTVVTRLEVVSLVDEIYKIDSHAFIVMQSVSDMKGGLIKKHPLR from the coding sequence ATGTTACTCGAACAATTTCTTCCCCCGCGCTTTCGCACCCGAAAGCTGGCCCGGAAGGCCGCGCCGGCGGCCAGCGGGGGAGTAGTGGCAGAGCCCGCCACCGCCACGGGCCCGCTGCCTAGCATTTCGCTGCAGGCCGTGGGGCAGTGGCTGGTGCAGGGGTTTTTCCTGGCGGCGGGGATGTTTTCGGCAGCGCTGGGCCTGAAAGGGTTTCTGCTGCCCAACGGCTTTATCGACGGCGGCGTAACGGGCGTTTCGCTGCTGGTGAGCCAGCTCACCGGCGTGCCCTTGTCGCTGCTGATTGTCTTAATCAACATTCCGTTTATTGGGCTGGGCTATTACCACCTTGGCAAGAAGTTCGCCATCAAGACCTTGCTTACCATTCTGGCGCTGGCCGGGACCTTGCTGGTGGTTTCCTTTCCGGCCCTCACCCAAGACAAGCTCCTGATTGCGGTGTTCGGCGGCTTCTTTCTGGGAGCGGGCATTGGGCTGGCCATGCGCGGCGGCGGCGTGCTCGACGGCACCGAAATCCTGGCCCTCTACCTCAGCCGCAAGCTGCCCATCTCCATTGGTGATATTGTGCTGGTAATCAACATTGTCATCTTCGGGGTGGCGGCCTGGCTGCTGTCGATAGAAACGGCCCTGTATTCCATCCTGGCGTATCTATCGGCAGCTCGCACGGTGGATTTTGTACTCGTGGGCATCGAAGAATACACCGGCCTGACCATCATCTCGTTTCACAGCAACGAAATCCGGCGGATGATAACCGACAAGCTCCGCCGCGGGGCCACGGTGTACGAATGCACCCAGGGCTACGGCACCCACGGGCACCAGCACCTCAAGGTGGAGGCGATTTTCACGGTGGTCACGCGCCTGGAAGTGGTTAGCCTGGTGGACGAAATCTATAAAATTGACTCGCATGCCTTCATCGTCATGCAAAGCGTGAGCGACATGAAGGGAGGGCTCATCAAGAAGCACCCTTTGCGCTAG
- a CDS encoding NUDIX domain-containing protein, which translates to MQIIERSRVFNGHYKVNQLIVQDGDTQLKREQFAPGKAVAALVYDTDRQVYVLTSQFRIGPEAEILEIAAGMIDGGETPDTAVRREIHEELGYEIDKLEKIVDMWPSPGTSSELITVYYAEVSHRSGDGGGLVEENENIEMVDFTWDQLVAEPLQDAKTVIAVQWVRLRKS; encoded by the coding sequence ATGCAGATTATTGAGCGGAGCCGCGTATTCAACGGCCATTACAAAGTCAACCAACTAATCGTTCAGGACGGCGACACCCAGCTCAAGCGCGAGCAGTTTGCGCCCGGCAAGGCCGTGGCCGCGCTGGTCTACGACACCGACCGGCAGGTGTACGTGCTCACCAGCCAGTTCCGCATCGGCCCCGAAGCCGAAATCCTGGAGATAGCCGCTGGCATGATAGACGGCGGCGAAACCCCCGATACGGCCGTGCGCCGCGAGATTCACGAGGAATTGGGCTACGAAATCGACAAGCTGGAAAAAATCGTGGACATGTGGCCCTCGCCCGGCACCAGCTCCGAACTAATCACCGTGTACTACGCCGAGGTCAGCCACCGCAGCGGCGATGGCGGCGGGCTGGTTGAGGAAAACGAGAATATTGAAATGGTGGACTTCACTTGGGACCAACTGGTGGCTGAGCCGCTGCAGGATGCCAAGACGGTAATTGCGGTGCAGTGGGTGCGGCTGCGGAAGTCGTAG
- a CDS encoding DUF1810 domain-containing protein, whose amino-acid sequence MTDAPSLQRFLDAQAEAYPTALAEIQRGKKQSHWMWYIFPQLQGLGFSSTAQYYGLTGAREAEAFLQHPVLGPRLVRISEALLGLPGNDATRILGSPDDVKLRSCMTLFASLPHAHPVFQQVLAKFFQGQQDPSTLRLLAQR is encoded by the coding sequence ATGACCGACGCCCCATCCCTGCAACGCTTCCTGGACGCCCAGGCAGAAGCATACCCCACGGCCCTGGCGGAAATCCAGCGGGGCAAGAAACAAAGCCACTGGATGTGGTACATCTTTCCGCAGCTGCAGGGGCTGGGCTTTAGCTCCACGGCTCAGTACTATGGCTTGACAGGGGCCCGCGAGGCCGAGGCCTTCCTGCAACACCCTGTGCTGGGGCCGCGGCTGGTGCGCATCAGCGAGGCTTTGCTGGGGCTGCCTGGCAACGACGCGACGCGCATTCTGGGCAGCCCGGACGATGTGAAGCTTCGCTCGTGCATGACCTTGTTTGCGTCCTTGCCCCACGCCCACCCCGTTTTTCAGCAGGTGCTGGCCAAGTTCTTTCAAGGCCAGCAGGACCCCAGCACCCTGCGCCTTTTAGCCCAACGCTAA